A window from Bacteroidota bacterium encodes these proteins:
- a CDS encoding tryptophan 2,3-dioxygenase, producing the protein MSNMNYHDYLQLEKILNAQAPESEKKNLPAHDEMLFIVIHQAYELWFKQLHHEADSIAAIMNKPALNDNSPELQTVVHRLKRTITILQVLVHQIEIMETMTPMDFLDFRDMLRPASGFQSWQFKELEAKLGLKFEHRHGQQYYTSQLRDEHVSVIKKAESDKSLLQLVNAWLERMPLAPALSDDKNSFWQQYRSVYQSSLADAEKDNLEPFDNLFMNESSQQSANVNQLSSKANRSALFIMLYRGYPLLQLPFQLLNCLLEIDEQLSSWRYRHMNMVHRMIGTRIGTGGSSGKDYLKAAADKHYIYKEIAQLNSFLIERRKLPQLPTELEQRLGFVHQ; encoded by the coding sequence ATGTCAAATATGAATTATCACGATTATCTTCAATTGGAAAAGATTCTTAACGCACAAGCACCTGAAAGCGAAAAGAAAAATTTGCCTGCCCACGATGAGATGTTGTTTATCGTTATTCACCAGGCCTATGAACTTTGGTTTAAACAACTGCATCATGAAGCCGATTCCATTGCAGCTATTATGAACAAACCGGCGTTGAATGATAATTCACCTGAATTGCAGACTGTAGTTCATAGACTGAAAAGAACAATTACGATCTTACAGGTGTTGGTTCACCAGATAGAGATTATGGAAACAATGACGCCAATGGATTTTCTTGATTTCCGTGATATGCTTCGCCCTGCATCCGGTTTTCAGAGCTGGCAGTTTAAAGAACTGGAAGCAAAACTCGGATTGAAATTTGAACACCGACATGGTCAGCAGTATTATACATCACAATTGAGAGACGAACATGTATCGGTTATAAAAAAGGCAGAATCAGATAAATCACTTTTGCAATTAGTAAACGCATGGTTGGAAAGAATGCCATTGGCTCCTGCATTGTCGGATGATAAAAATTCTTTCTGGCAGCAATACAGGTCAGTTTATCAAAGCAGTCTTGCTGATGCTGAAAAAGATAACCTGGAACCATTTGATAATTTATTTATGAATGAAAGCAGCCAGCAATCAGCAAACGTCAATCAGCTTTCTTCAAAAGCCAACCGTTCAGCTTTATTTATAATGTTATATCGCGGCTACCCATTATTACAATTGCCTTTTCAGTTGTTAAACTGTTTACTGGAAATAGATGAGCAACTTAGTTCCTGGCGTTATCGCCATATGAATATGGTGCATCGGATGATTGGTACAAGAATCGGTACTGGAGGCAGCAGCGGGAAAGACTATTTAAAGGCAGCAGCTGATAAACATTATATCTACAAAGAGATCGCACAGCTTAATAGTTTTTTGATTGAAAGAAGAAAACTCCCTCAACTACCCACTGAACTGGAACAAAGATTGGGTTTTGTACATCAGTAG
- a CDS encoding RecQ family ATP-dependent DNA helicase has product MTLKDSTHDSRLTTHEILKQYWGYEAFRPLQQEVIESILSNKDTLALMPTGGGKSVCYQVPAMCKEGLCLVISPLIALMKDQVENLRKKGITAFAVYSGMSRKEVENVFKVAGNSNCKFLYVSPERLETNLFKEFLPSLGVNLIAVDEAHCISQWGYDFRPPYLRIAALREELPGIPILALTATATPDVQNDICEKLNFSNHNIFRQSFERPNLSFSVFNVDSRAKKITEIFSKVQGSGIVYCKSRKRTKEIAELLKLQKISADFYHAGLKQEERSKKQEAWIKNEVRVIVCTNAFGMGIDKPDVRIVVHADMPDCLENYYQEAGRAGRDLKKSYAVLLYDETDVAELDKMAAIRFPSLEDIRSVYHAVCNYLQIPSGGSERVYYDFDINDFIKKFKLNVHTAVYSLKALEQEGWLSFNEQVFVPSTIRFTVNKKDLYEFEKSHALLEPMIKSLLRAYEGIFDFPVPVSEVVVARLNKTDTDTTKLQLHQLHKAGIIEYNPQKDSPQILLLRERIKAEDLKIDITGFKTRKEKFINRSKMMVQYAHETVYCRSRILGGYFGDKEIKSCGVCDNCLSQKALVVNREDFNKISGIISSALAAQPLPSKDLILQLGSIKKEKAWKVLDLMQAEDKIEMDASGWIRLK; this is encoded by the coding sequence ATGACGCTGAAGGATTCTACTCACGATTCACGTCTCACGACTCACGAAATACTTAAACAGTATTGGGGCTATGAAGCTTTCAGGCCTCTTCAACAGGAAGTAATAGAGTCAATACTTTCAAATAAAGATACGTTAGCATTGATGCCAACCGGGGGAGGTAAATCTGTCTGTTACCAGGTTCCGGCAATGTGTAAAGAAGGTTTATGTCTTGTTATTTCCCCGCTCATCGCTTTAATGAAAGACCAGGTTGAAAACCTGCGTAAAAAAGGGATCACTGCATTTGCTGTTTATTCCGGAATGAGCAGAAAAGAAGTAGAGAATGTTTTTAAAGTTGCCGGAAACAGTAACTGCAAATTTTTATATGTAAGCCCGGAACGGCTTGAAACTAATTTGTTCAAGGAATTTCTTCCTTCACTTGGGGTAAATCTTATTGCAGTTGATGAAGCACATTGTATTTCGCAATGGGGTTATGATTTTCGTCCGCCTTATTTGCGTATAGCTGCATTGCGTGAAGAACTACCGGGCATACCCATACTTGCTTTAACTGCTACTGCAACACCCGATGTACAGAATGATATTTGTGAGAAGCTAAACTTTAGTAATCATAATATTTTCCGGCAATCTTTCGAACGGCCCAATCTTTCTTTTAGTGTGTTTAATGTTGACTCAAGAGCAAAAAAGATTACTGAGATTTTCTCTAAAGTACAGGGGAGTGGAATTGTATATTGTAAAAGCAGGAAGCGGACAAAAGAAATTGCAGAATTGCTGAAACTTCAAAAAATTTCAGCAGATTTTTATCATGCAGGTTTAAAACAGGAGGAGAGAAGCAAAAAGCAGGAAGCATGGATAAAGAATGAAGTAAGAGTGATCGTTTGCACCAATGCTTTTGGAATGGGGATCGATAAACCCGATGTACGAATAGTCGTGCATGCCGATATGCCGGATTGTTTAGAGAATTATTACCAGGAAGCGGGCCGTGCTGGAAGGGATCTGAAAAAATCCTATGCGGTATTATTATATGATGAAACTGATGTGGCGGAGTTGGACAAGATGGCTGCTATTCGATTTCCTTCATTGGAAGATATAAGATCTGTTTATCATGCGGTTTGCAATTATTTGCAAATTCCATCTGGTGGCAGTGAAAGAGTGTATTATGATTTTGATATCAATGATTTTATTAAAAAGTTTAAACTGAATGTGCATACTGCTGTTTATTCTTTAAAGGCATTGGAGCAGGAGGGCTGGTTGAGTTTTAATGAACAGGTTTTTGTTCCATCAACTATCCGGTTTACTGTTAATAAAAAGGATTTATATGAATTTGAAAAGAGCCATGCTTTATTAGAACCAATGATAAAATCCTTGCTAAGAGCCTATGAAGGAATATTTGATTTTCCTGTCCCTGTTTCTGAAGTTGTAGTTGCCAGGTTGAATAAAACAGATACTGATACTACTAAACTGCAATTACATCAATTACATAAAGCCGGAATTATTGAATACAATCCGCAAAAGGATTCGCCACAAATACTCCTGCTTCGTGAAAGAATAAAAGCAGAAGATTTGAAGATTGATATAACAGGATTTAAAACAAGGAAAGAAAAATTTATTAACCGGAGTAAGATGATGGTGCAATATGCTCATGAAACTGTTTACTGCAGAAGCCGAATATTGGGAGGTTATTTTGGTGATAAAGAAATTAAGAGTTGTGGTGTATGTGATAATTGCCTTAGTCAAAAAGCTCTTGTGGTAAACAGGGAAGATTTCAACAAGATCTCAGGTATAATTTCTTCAGCATTAGCGGCCCAGCCATTGCCTAGTAAGGATCTGATCTTGCAATTAGGAAGTATCAAAAAAGAAAAAGCATGGAAAGTACTTGATCTGATGCAGGCAGAAGATAAAATTGAAATGGATGCATCGGGATGGATAAGATTAAAATAA
- a CDS encoding four helix bundle protein produces the protein MFLELSHTKLDVFVVSREFVLSCYRETKSFPSDEKFGIISQIRRAALSVHLNVAEGCSRKSLVERKRFYEIARGSVIEIDAAIDIAVNLKYVSKENLKELGVLMVRVFQMISKMIG, from the coding sequence ATGTTTTTAGAATTATCACATACAAAACTTGATGTCTTTGTTGTGTCTAGGGAATTTGTTCTGTCCTGTTATCGTGAGACAAAATCATTTCCGTCAGATGAAAAATTCGGAATTATTTCACAAATCAGGCGTGCAGCATTGTCAGTGCATCTTAATGTAGCGGAGGGCTGTTCAAGAAAATCACTTGTTGAGCGAAAACGATTCTATGAGATTGCTCGTGGCTCTGTTATCGAGATAGATGCAGCAATTGATATAGCCGTAAATTTGAAGTATGTTTCAAAAGAAAACCTCAAAGAACTGGGTGTTTTGATGGTGAGGGTATTTCAAATGATTTCAAAAATGATAGGATAA
- the cadA gene encoding cadmium-translocating P-type ATPase, producing METEVVKWKVEGMDCTTCALNISKYLEREGLKNVKVNFATGDVLFEEVSDETKEKIAKGIDGLGYKVVNGHGHAEEDVKTAFLSNHFQRFLFCLPFTAILMLHMFEKWIPIHWLMNPWVQLGLCIPVYVVGMSFFGRSAWKSIRNRMPNMNVLIAVGATAAFVYSLYGTLTGQAEQYMFYETAATIITLVFFGNYLEDASIASTQKALKALTKSQKVMANMIAFDDEHKEQIFQVENIQLRVGDLILIKSGEQVPIDSKILWGDAHVNEAIVTGESTPVHKYQKDKLIGGSVISDGTVKAQVTAVGDETVLSRILNMVKEAQGEKPPVQQLADKISAVFIPIVLIIALGTLVISWIVLKEFEPALMRSIAVLVIACPCAMGLATPAAIAVGLGRGARNGILFRNATSLEQFKDIKQVVFDKTGTLTTGKFKIANKEHGTMNEDLFKSIAYSLEKYSNHPIAKSIVDEWKTKDEMKWKQIEEIKGMGMKAEDNEGNIFIAGSFKAAEKLTNDETHNVYILKNNELLGWIDVKDELRQESKEVIAYLHSKNIKTILLSGDRYLKTKLIGDELGIDEVIAEQTPEQKLQKITELNAATPTAMVGDGINDAPALAKATIGISMSDASQVAMQSAQVVLMNHGLKKLPDALGLGRHTYLTIKQNLFWAFAYNIVAIPVAALGFLSPTFGALIMGLSDVVLAINSVRLFVKKIV from the coding sequence ATGGAAACAGAAGTTGTAAAATGGAAAGTAGAGGGCATGGATTGTACCACTTGTGCACTCAATATTTCAAAGTACCTGGAGAGAGAAGGATTAAAAAATGTGAAAGTAAACTTTGCAACGGGTGATGTATTGTTTGAAGAAGTAAGTGATGAAACCAAGGAAAAAATTGCAAAAGGAATAGATGGGCTAGGTTATAAGGTTGTGAACGGACACGGGCATGCTGAAGAAGATGTGAAAACCGCTTTTCTTTCTAATCATTTTCAACGGTTTCTTTTTTGCCTGCCATTTACGGCTATTCTTATGCTGCACATGTTCGAAAAGTGGATCCCTATTCATTGGTTGATGAATCCATGGGTACAACTTGGATTATGCATCCCTGTTTATGTTGTTGGTATGAGTTTTTTCGGCAGAAGTGCATGGAAAAGTATTCGAAACCGGATGCCAAATATGAATGTATTGATTGCAGTAGGTGCAACGGCTGCATTTGTATATAGCTTATATGGTACCCTTACCGGGCAGGCAGAGCAATATATGTTTTATGAAACAGCGGCTACCATCATCACATTGGTTTTCTTCGGTAATTATTTAGAAGATGCTTCAATTGCTTCTACACAAAAAGCATTGAAAGCGTTGACCAAAAGCCAGAAAGTGATGGCCAATATGATTGCCTTTGATGATGAACATAAGGAACAGATCTTCCAGGTAGAAAATATACAGTTAAGAGTTGGTGACCTTATTTTGATAAAATCAGGAGAACAGGTTCCTATTGATTCTAAAATTTTGTGGGGTGATGCACATGTGAACGAAGCAATTGTAACAGGAGAAAGTACTCCTGTGCATAAATATCAAAAAGATAAACTGATTGGCGGAAGTGTTATTTCGGATGGAACAGTGAAGGCGCAGGTAACTGCTGTAGGTGATGAGACCGTTTTATCCCGGATATTAAATATGGTAAAAGAAGCACAGGGAGAAAAACCTCCTGTGCAGCAACTGGCTGATAAGATCAGTGCTGTGTTTATTCCTATTGTTCTCATTATTGCATTGGGAACTTTAGTTATCAGTTGGATCGTTTTAAAAGAATTTGAACCTGCACTGATGCGCAGTATTGCTGTATTAGTAATTGCATGCCCCTGTGCAATGGGATTAGCAACACCTGCGGCTATTGCAGTGGGATTAGGACGTGGGGCAAGAAACGGAATTTTATTTCGGAATGCAACAAGTCTTGAGCAGTTTAAAGATATTAAGCAGGTGGTGTTTGATAAAACAGGAACGCTGACAACGGGAAAATTCAAAATAGCTAACAAGGAACACGGAACTATGAATGAGGATTTGTTTAAATCAATTGCATATTCATTAGAGAAGTATTCCAACCACCCGATCGCAAAAAGTATTGTTGATGAGTGGAAGACAAAAGATGAAATGAAATGGAAGCAAATTGAAGAAATTAAAGGAATGGGCATGAAAGCAGAAGATAATGAAGGCAATATTTTTATTGCTGGTTCATTTAAAGCTGCTGAAAAACTAACCAACGACGAAACACATAATGTTTATATCCTAAAAAACAATGAACTGCTGGGCTGGATCGATGTAAAGGATGAATTAAGACAGGAGTCAAAAGAAGTGATTGCATACCTGCACAGTAAAAACATTAAAACCATTTTGCTCAGCGGCGATCGTTATTTAAAAACCAAATTGATAGGGGATGAGTTAGGTATTGATGAAGTAATAGCTGAACAAACACCCGAACAAAAACTACAAAAGATCACGGAACTGAATGCTGCAACCCCAACTGCCATGGTTGGTGATGGAATTAATGATGCGCCTGCATTGGCAAAAGCTACGATTGGTATTTCCATGAGCGATGCATCGCAGGTAGCTATGCAGAGTGCACAAGTGGTGCTGATGAATCATGGGCTTAAAAAACTACCTGATGCGCTGGGACTTGGCCGGCACACTTATTTAACTATCAAACAAAATCTTTTCTGGGCATTTGCCTATAATATTGTTGCTATTCCTGTGGCAGCATTAGGTTTTCTTTCTCCAACGTTCGGTGCCTTGATAATGGGTTTGAGTGATGTGGTACTTGCGATAAATTCAGTGAGGTTATTTGTGAAAAAGATAGTTTAA
- the tsaE gene encoding tRNA (adenosine(37)-N6)-threonylcarbamoyltransferase complex ATPase subunit type 1 TsaE, whose translation MDLIFTKEQLPTAAKQFLQIAGDTKVFAFHGEMGAGKTTFIHAICDAKGVKDVVGSPTFSIINEYAYNCDGTKRILFHIDLYRLKDEAEAIQTGVEDCLFSDYPCFVEWPDKAPGIFPPDTMHVHLSIIDSQTRRLTITDK comes from the coding sequence GTGGATTTAATTTTTACCAAAGAACAATTACCTACAGCCGCAAAACAGTTTCTCCAGATCGCTGGCGATACAAAAGTTTTCGCTTTTCATGGTGAAATGGGAGCCGGTAAAACGACTTTTATCCACGCCATTTGCGATGCAAAAGGTGTAAAAGATGTGGTTGGCAGCCCCACTTTTTCAATCATCAATGAATATGCGTATAACTGTGATGGTACAAAGCGGATCTTATTTCATATTGACCTTTACCGCCTGAAGGATGAGGCCGAAGCCATCCAAACCGGTGTGGAAGATTGCCTCTTTAGCGATTATCCCTGTTTTGTTGAGTGGCCCGATAAGGCCCCCGGTATTTTTCCGCCGGATACCATGCATGTTCATTTATCCATCATAGATTCACAGACCCGGCGGCTCACTATCACAGATAAATAG
- a CDS encoding alanine dehydrogenase, with product MSQQKPKISTSFSYETLEETLDIKPKGQQMMIGIPKEIAFQENRIALTPDAVSVLVSNGHQVVIEHNAGEASHFRDKDYSEAGAKIVYDRAEVFKSPILVKSAPIIDEDIPLLQFNQIVISPIHLSVMKRELLQAMMDKRITAISFENLKDDSGTYPIVRSMSEIAGSAVALIAGQYLGSANHGKGVLLGGISGIAPTKVIIIGAGIVGEYAARAALSLGASVKVFDNSVYRLKRLQNNIGHRLWTSVIEPRMLAKQLKTCEVAVGALGSETGRTPMVVTEEMVSNMRAGAVIIDVSIDRGGCFETSEITSHEHPIFMKYGVIHYCVPNIPSGFARTASQAISNVLMPLLLEAGEDGGFENLIWHNINLRSGIYLFKGSLTNFYLSERFSLKFTDLNLLIASQR from the coding sequence ATGAGCCAGCAAAAGCCTAAAATAAGCACATCGTTCAGCTACGAAACGCTGGAAGAAACCCTGGATATAAAACCTAAAGGCCAGCAGATGATGATTGGCATTCCGAAAGAAATTGCTTTCCAGGAAAACCGTATTGCGCTGACACCTGATGCAGTGAGTGTGCTGGTAAGTAATGGCCACCAGGTTGTGATAGAACATAATGCAGGTGAAGCATCTCATTTCCGCGATAAAGATTATAGTGAAGCCGGCGCCAAGATCGTATATGATCGGGCAGAAGTTTTTAAATCACCTATTCTTGTCAAGAGTGCCCCGATCATTGATGAGGATATTCCTTTATTACAATTTAACCAGATCGTCATTTCGCCTATTCATCTTTCTGTGATGAAAAGGGAACTACTACAGGCTATGATGGATAAACGCATTACGGCTATTTCATTTGAAAATTTAAAAGATGACAGTGGTACTTATCCTATCGTTCGCAGCATGAGTGAGATCGCAGGAAGTGCTGTTGCATTGATAGCCGGGCAGTATTTAGGTTCAGCCAATCATGGTAAAGGTGTATTACTTGGCGGTATCAGTGGTATTGCGCCAACAAAAGTTATTATTATTGGTGCAGGTATTGTTGGTGAATACGCAGCAAGAGCTGCTCTTTCACTTGGAGCCTCCGTAAAAGTTTTTGATAATAGTGTGTATCGTTTAAAGCGTTTGCAAAATAATATTGGTCATCGTTTATGGACCTCAGTGATTGAGCCCCGCATGCTGGCCAAACAACTTAAAACATGTGAAGTAGCTGTTGGTGCATTGGGCAGCGAAACAGGAAGAACACCAATGGTAGTAACAGAAGAAATGGTAAGTAATATGCGGGCCGGTGCTGTTATCATTGATGTAAGCATTGACCGTGGCGGTTGTTTTGAAACTTCAGAGATCACATCGCATGAACATCCCATCTTTATGAAATATGGCGTGATCCATTATTGCGTTCCTAATATTCCATCCGGTTTTGCAAGAACAGCTTCACAGGCAATCAGTAATGTGCTGATGCCATTGTTGCTCGAAGCCGGTGAAGATGGCGGATTTGAAAATCTCATCTGGCATAATATCAATCTGCGCAGTGGTATTTATTTATTCAAAGGTTCACTTACTAATTTCTATTTAAGTGAACGTTTCAGTTTAAAGTTTACTGATTTAAATTTACTGATTGCAAGTCAGAGGTAA
- a CDS encoding ABC transporter ATP-binding protein, protein MTISLSDAGKRYNRDWIFRHLTYTFKAGKSYAITGPNGSGKSTLLQAIGGALHLNEGKVEFQVGNQGSGINNPIAPENFYQQVSICAPYLEVVEEMTAKEFLEFHSQFKPLLSSISIDNIIALVGLEKAVNKQIRYYSSGMKQRVKLAQCIFSDVPVVLLDEPCTNLDAEGIALYQKLISDYCADRLVVVSSNDEVEFGFCKERVSIMDWK, encoded by the coding sequence ATGACGATCTCCCTGTCTGATGCCGGCAAGCGGTATAACCGCGACTGGATCTTTCGCCACCTTACTTACACTTTTAAAGCTGGTAAATCATATGCTATCACAGGACCTAATGGTTCTGGAAAATCAACATTACTTCAAGCAATAGGAGGGGCCTTGCATTTGAATGAAGGGAAAGTTGAGTTTCAAGTCGGAAATCAGGGCTCAGGAATCAATAACCCAATAGCTCCTGAAAATTTTTACCAGCAAGTTTCTATCTGCGCCCCTTATTTAGAAGTAGTGGAGGAAATGACGGCGAAAGAGTTTTTAGAATTTCATTCTCAGTTTAAACCACTTCTTTCATCAATCTCTATTGATAATATCATTGCACTCGTTGGTTTGGAAAAAGCAGTGAACAAACAGATCCGTTATTACTCGTCAGGCATGAAGCAAAGGGTAAAACTGGCACAATGTATTTTTTCTGATGTGCCGGTTGTGTTGCTTGATGAACCTTGCACTAATCTTGATGCCGAGGGAATTGCCTTATACCAGAAACTGATTTCAGATTATTGTGCTGATCGTTTAGTTGTAGTAAGTAGCAATGATGAAGTGGAGTTTGGGTTTTGTAAAGAAAGAGTGAGCATAATGGACTGGAAGTAA
- the lpxA gene encoding acyl-ACP--UDP-N-acetylglucosamine O-acyltransferase has protein sequence MIHPHTYIHPNARLATNVKVDPFTVIHQDVEIGEGTWIGSNVTIMEGARIGKNCRIFPGAVISAIPQDLKFQGEYSNVVIGDGTTIREFVTINRGTKDRDKTEVGKNCLIMAYCHLAHDCLVGDNCIMSNNTQVAGHVTIGDWVILGGMCAVHQFAKIGSHSFVSGGSLVSKDVPPYIKAGRTPLSYAGVNSIGLKRRGFSIERINHILDIYRVLYNKGMNTSQAIEFIEEEMPATDERDEIVTFVRESPRGIIKRFTKGSADDDLPV, from the coding sequence ATGATTCACCCGCATACCTATATACATCCGAATGCAAGACTGGCAACTAATGTAAAGGTTGATCCTTTCACTGTCATCCACCAGGATGTAGAGATCGGCGAAGGCACCTGGATAGGCAGTAATGTAACGATTATGGAAGGCGCAAGGATAGGTAAGAACTGCCGCATCTTCCCCGGTGCAGTTATTTCAGCTATTCCGCAGGATCTAAAATTTCAAGGTGAATATAGTAATGTGGTAATTGGCGATGGTACAACCATCCGCGAATTTGTAACCATCAATCGCGGTACAAAAGACAGAGATAAAACAGAAGTTGGAAAGAATTGCCTGATCATGGCTTATTGCCATTTGGCACATGATTGCCTTGTGGGGGATAATTGTATCATGAGTAATAACACACAGGTGGCAGGTCACGTTACCATTGGCGATTGGGTGATACTCGGTGGTATGTGTGCCGTTCACCAATTTGCAAAGATCGGTTCACATTCTTTTGTAAGCGGAGGTTCATTGGTAAGTAAAGATGTACCTCCATATATCAAAGCAGGTCGTACACCCTTGAGTTATGCAGGTGTAAATTCTATTGGTTTAAAAAGAAGAGGTTTCAGCATAGAACGTATCAATCATATTCTCGACATCTACCGTGTGCTGTATAATAAAGGGATGAACACGAGCCAGGCAATCGAATTTATAGAAGAAGAAATGCCGGCTACTGATGAACGGGATGAAATTGTAACTTTCGTACGTGAAAGCCCAAGAGGAATTATTAAACGTTTTACAAAAGGCAGTGCCGATGACGATCTCCCTGTCTGA
- a CDS encoding ABC transporter substrate-binding protein, translating into MKKSHLPLLALIILIFGACSSPKQSTGVWVNKEKIQGKTFKKLFIVVMTADIEARSVVENDLAKVATKKGLEVVKSIDVMSPNLSDPLAPAKDEIVKQVKATGCDAVLIAALLKQDEDAHYTPGGTAYTVMPTVAWSGTYVGYYSYYQPTVYTPSYYSKEKSYFMQSNLYDAASQEIMWSVQSEIFNPSSLDKFSRSYTQTLIKQLQDDGLAKK; encoded by the coding sequence ATGAAAAAAAGCCATTTACCATTACTGGCTCTTATTATTTTAATTTTTGGAGCATGCTCCTCTCCCAAGCAATCGACAGGTGTATGGGTAAATAAGGAAAAGATACAGGGGAAGACCTTCAAAAAACTATTCATTGTAGTGATGACGGCCGATATTGAAGCGAGGTCTGTAGTAGAAAATGATTTAGCAAAAGTGGCAACTAAGAAAGGTTTGGAAGTGGTAAAAAGTATAGATGTGATGTCGCCAAATCTAAGTGACCCGCTGGCTCCTGCAAAAGATGAAATAGTGAAACAAGTAAAAGCTACCGGTTGCGATGCTGTATTAATTGCGGCCCTATTAAAACAGGACGAAGATGCACATTACACACCGGGTGGCACCGCTTATACAGTAATGCCAACTGTAGCATGGAGCGGGACCTATGTTGGATATTATAGCTACTATCAACCTACCGTTTACACTCCATCGTATTATTCAAAGGAGAAATCCTATTTCATGCAGAGTAATTTATATGATGCAGCTTCACAGGAGATCATGTGGTCAGTACAATCAGAAATTTTTAATCCCTCCTCTCTTGATAAATTTAGCAGAAGTTATACGCAAACATTGATAAAACAGCTGCAGGATGATGGATTGGCGAAAAAATAG